The Apium graveolens cultivar Ventura chromosome 11, ASM990537v1, whole genome shotgun sequence genome has a window encoding:
- the LOC141695666 gene encoding CENP-B homolog protein 2-like, translating to MIEWYTTDTYNINFVLQYTPMSSHHLKGVKKSAITDKIRSAICEYKKENPGVSQKDLQAWVHQKYDLDISQSTISNTLKRASEYLSDERKQSDVKKHKSAKYPELEKVLFEWFLQRQDKVNMSGEIIQEKGKELMKKMYGESNSDFSFSSGWLERFKARYGIKSYRRFGESGSVMMENIENALPGIRSKLDQFQLKDIYNMDETGLFYRLEADHSLATKQLEGRKKDKERITVVVCCNGDGSDKVPLWIIGKYANPRCFKNVNINNLNCVYHFNKKAWMTGLLFQEFVTWFDSKMNGRKVLLIVDNCPAHPKIVEGLRNTELFFLPPNTTSKIQPCDAGIIRAFKVHYRRRLYSSMLQSLEVNATNPEKVNILNAISFANMAWNIDVKTTTIANCFRHCKIRSEENDEQELGEINEGVEGLNEVISNLQYRNVMDVEHLLNYPNENDAVMESPTDEEIIESVMSTDEGTDPEPDDSNVIPSVSSKEAFQALTTLNNYLLQHEQNIPGVIFALHKVKDEINFGFGGKKKQATIDSYFNKN from the coding sequence ATGATAGAATGGTACACTACAGACACATACAATATCAACTTTGTTTTACAGTATACACCAATGTCTTCGCATCATCTAAAAGGAGTGAAAAAATCAGCAATCACAGATAAGATAAGGAGTGCTATTTGTGAATATAAAAAGGAGAATCCAGGTGTAAGCCAGAAAGATTTACAAGCATGGGTACATCAAAAATATGACTTAGATATCAGTCAATCAACTATATCAAACACACTCAAGAGAGCCTCGGAATACTTGTCCGACGAGAGGAAACAAAGTGATGTCAAAAAACACAAATCAGCAAAATATCCAGAGTTAGAGAAAGTTTTGTTTGAGTGGTTTCTTCAAAGGCAAGATAAAGTTAATATGTCTGGAGAAATCATTCAAGAAAAAGGAAAGGAGCTAATGAAGAAAATGTATGGGGAAAGTAATTCCGATTTTAGCTTTTCCAGTGGATGGTTAGAACGTTTCAAGGCAAGATATGGAATCAAATCTTATCGGCGTTTTGGTGAAAGTGGTTCAGTGATGATGGAGAACATTGAAAATGCATTGCCAGGCATCCGATCAAAATTGGATCAATTTCAGTTGAAAGATATTTATAACATGGATGAAACGGGATTATTCTATCGACTTGAAGCTGACCATTCACTAGCTACCAAACAGCTAGAGGGCCGCAAAAAAGATAAAGAGAGAATCACTGTAGTTGTGTGTTGCAACGGTGATGGGTCTGACAAAGTTCCACTTTGGATCATTGGTAAGTACGCCAATCCTAGGTGCTTTAAAAATGTGAATATAAACAATCTTAATTGTGTGTATCATTTTAACAAGAAGGCTTGGATGACTGGCTTGCTTTTTCAAGAATTTGTTACTTGGTTTGATAGTAAAATGAATGGCAGGAAGGTACTTTTGATTGTTGACAATTGTCCTGCTCATCCAAAAATAGTTGAAGGCTTGAGAAATACAGAGTTGTTCTTTCTACCTCCTAACACAACATCTAAGATTCAACCATGCGATGCTGGAATTATTCGAGCATTTAAAGTTCACTATCGGCGTCGTCTATATTCTAGCATGTTGCAAAGTCTTGAAGTTAATGCAACAAATCCTGAAAAAGTTAATATCTTGAATGCTATTAGTTTTGCTAACATGGCTTGGAATATTGATGTGAAAACAACCACAATTGCAAATTGTTTTCGGCATTGCAAGATTCGTTcagaagaaaatgatgaacaaGAACTTGGAGAAATAAATGAAGGTGTCGAAGGATTAAATGAAGTTATCTCTAATTTACAATATAGGAATGTGATGGATGTCGAGCATCTCTTAAACTATCCAAACGAGAATGATGCGGTTATGGAATCACCTACGGATGAAGAAATCATTGAGTCGGTAATGAGCACTGATGAAGGGACTGATCCTGAACCCGACGATAGCAATGTCATCCCAAGCGTGTCATCAAAGGAAGCATTTCAAGCACTCACCACTTTGAACAATTACTTGTTACAACACGAGCAAAACATACCAGGAGTTATTTTTGCTTTACATAAAGTCAAGGACGAGATTAATTTTGGCTTTGGTGGAAAGAAGAAACAAGCTACAATAGattcatattttaataagaattaa